From the Paenibacillus segetis genome, one window contains:
- a CDS encoding ABC transporter permease translates to MKEHGKATAIKRRSLRGDSLTGRIIKNWELYLFIAPAFLYFLIFHYGPMYGIQIAFKNFIPTKGIMGSEWVGFQHFERFFNSYYFWDLLWNTLSLSFYELAIGFPLPILLALAFNEVRNGFFKKTVQTITYAPHFISVVVMSGMIITFLSPSTGMIVKMIEFVGIDAPAFLTDPRWFKTVYVLSGVWQSTGWGTIIYLAALSGVDPQLHEAAIVDGASRFKRVLHINLPMIIPTITILLILNVGNILGVGYEKVLLLQNPLNMDSADVISTFVYRSGLVSAQYSFSTAVGLFNSVVNALMLITVNRIAKRTSDTSLW, encoded by the coding sequence ATGAAGGAACATGGTAAAGCGACTGCGATTAAGAGAAGAAGTCTACGCGGAGACTCATTGACCGGAAGAATCATAAAGAATTGGGAGTTGTATCTATTCATTGCCCCTGCATTTTTATACTTCCTTATTTTTCATTACGGCCCGATGTACGGAATTCAAATTGCGTTTAAAAATTTCATTCCGACAAAAGGGATCATGGGAAGTGAATGGGTAGGATTTCAACATTTCGAACGTTTTTTTAATTCTTATTATTTCTGGGATTTATTATGGAACACGCTGAGTCTCAGTTTTTACGAGCTTGCTATAGGCTTCCCGCTTCCTATTCTATTAGCACTTGCTTTTAACGAAGTGAGAAACGGTTTTTTCAAAAAAACGGTGCAAACGATTACTTATGCCCCACATTTTATTTCTGTCGTCGTCATGTCAGGGATGATCATCACCTTCTTGTCACCCTCAACAGGAATGATAGTCAAAATGATTGAATTCGTGGGCATCGATGCCCCAGCTTTTCTGACGGATCCTCGTTGGTTCAAGACCGTGTATGTATTATCCGGTGTATGGCAAAGTACGGGATGGGGGACGATTATTTATCTAGCCGCGCTATCAGGTGTGGATCCTCAGCTACATGAAGCAGCGATTGTGGATGGAGCGAGTCGATTTAAACGTGTGCTGCATATTAATCTACCTATGATCATTCCTACCATTACCATTCTATTGATTCTGAATGTAGGTAATATTCTGGGAGTAGGTTACGAGAAGGTTCTCTTGTTGCAGAACCCACTTAATATGGATTCGGCGGATGTTATTTCAACGTTTGTATACCGTTCGGGTCTAGTGAGTGCGCAATACAGCTTCTCCACAGCCGTTGGATTGTTCAATTCGGTTGTAAATGCCCTTATGCTCATTACCGTTAATAGAATTGCTAAACGTACAAGTGACACGAGTTTATGGTAA
- a CDS encoding alpha-mannosidase yields the protein MTRTTAHLISHTHWDREWYMPYEHHHYLLTELMNDLLTTLEEDDRYRYFHLDGQTIIIEDYLQVHPEKREQLEKYITEGRIIIGPWYVLQDEFLTSSEANVRNLLIGHQDAAKYGVISKLGYFPDSFGNMGQAPQMLQQADIDTAVFGRGVKPTGFDNVVIDHISSSYESPYSEMFWSSPDGSKVVGLLFANWYSNGNEVPVDPEESKVFWDKRLADAGKYASTPELLFMNGCDHQPVQQDLGDAIDTAKTLFPDVDFVHSSFENYMNALKQQLPADLVTVEGELRSQHTDGWGTLVNTASARVYLKQLNQVGQTLLEKGAEPLAALAHLVSGKSYPHQLLTYAWKTLMQNHPHDSICGCSVDEVHREMVGRFDKSRHITEAIIAESLQAVAGQIDTSGVKAWGESSLPVTIFNMTGWDRSGTVSVDLIAAKSYFKEGPNPTAIAERLAALPLHLEEGCLLDDNGHIIAAKAEDLGVQFGYELPKDQFRKPYMARKIRLTFEAGRVPALGFKTFAWEPTAAKLKQQAPHSSLVALDNGMANEFISVRIHKDGSYDVTDMLSQKTFEGLGRYENCGDIGNEYVFRQPEGDVALTTQGIPAQITLVENEPYRISYEIVHEWEIPAAADALFEEEKRKMVPFRKRQAARGTQMQTLRIVTTLSLEQSGKGVLVSASFNNQAKDHRLRVLFPTGLEAKTHLADSVFEAAKRDITPAPEWINPSNAQHQHAFVSVSDGKFGLTVANKGLNEYEVLRDGLNTIAVTLLRSVSELGDWGVFPTPEAQCLGDHTVEFAIYPHVGTVIESETFAEAYQYQSPWFHIQTERKQATLPSTYQLVKWHGPSLALSAFKLSLEHEDVMIRWYNLAHQAEELTLEPSFSVENVYSSDILERRHSCKQLVEGKMQATVGKAQIITYALQPLK from the coding sequence ATGACCCGTACAACAGCTCACCTGATCTCCCATACGCATTGGGACCGGGAATGGTACATGCCCTACGAGCATCATCACTACCTGCTAACAGAATTAATGAATGACCTGCTTACAACCTTAGAAGAAGACGACCGCTATCGGTACTTCCACCTTGATGGCCAAACGATTATTATTGAGGACTATTTACAGGTGCACCCTGAGAAAAGAGAGCAACTTGAGAAATACATCACCGAAGGACGTATTATCATTGGACCTTGGTATGTCCTTCAAGATGAATTTCTAACTAGCTCCGAAGCCAATGTCCGTAATCTGCTCATTGGACACCAGGATGCGGCTAAATATGGTGTGATCTCCAAGCTCGGTTACTTCCCGGACTCTTTCGGCAACATGGGCCAAGCACCTCAAATGTTACAGCAGGCTGATATCGATACAGCTGTGTTTGGACGTGGGGTAAAACCTACTGGATTTGATAACGTGGTCATCGACCATATCAGCTCCAGCTATGAATCCCCCTATTCTGAAATGTTCTGGTCTTCTCCAGATGGTTCAAAAGTGGTCGGCTTGCTGTTCGCTAACTGGTACAGTAACGGCAACGAGGTCCCTGTGGACCCTGAGGAGTCTAAGGTTTTCTGGGATAAACGTCTAGCTGATGCCGGGAAATACGCCTCAACTCCAGAACTGTTATTCATGAACGGCTGTGATCATCAACCTGTACAACAGGATCTAGGCGATGCCATAGATACAGCTAAGACATTGTTCCCTGATGTTGACTTTGTACACTCCAGCTTCGAGAACTATATGAACGCGCTCAAGCAGCAGCTTCCCGCCGATTTAGTAACCGTGGAAGGCGAGCTACGCAGCCAGCACACGGACGGCTGGGGCACATTGGTCAACACGGCTTCGGCACGTGTGTATCTGAAGCAGCTCAATCAGGTTGGTCAAACCCTGCTAGAGAAGGGAGCAGAACCCCTTGCCGCTCTAGCTCATCTAGTCAGTGGAAAATCTTATCCGCACCAACTACTAACCTACGCATGGAAAACACTAATGCAGAACCACCCTCACGACAGTATTTGTGGCTGTAGTGTAGATGAAGTTCATCGCGAAATGGTAGGTCGATTTGATAAGAGTAGACATATTACCGAAGCCATTATTGCGGAGAGCTTGCAAGCCGTTGCTGGGCAAATCGATACCTCTGGCGTGAAGGCTTGGGGAGAGTCGAGTCTTCCTGTTACGATCTTCAATATGACGGGATGGGATCGCAGTGGCACGGTGAGCGTTGATCTCATCGCTGCTAAGTCCTATTTCAAGGAAGGCCCTAATCCTACGGCGATTGCCGAACGTCTTGCAGCGCTCCCGCTGCATTTGGAAGAAGGCTGCCTACTAGATGACAACGGCCACATCATTGCTGCAAAAGCCGAGGACTTAGGCGTTCAATTTGGATATGAACTGCCTAAGGATCAATTCCGCAAACCATATATGGCCCGTAAGATCCGTCTAACCTTTGAAGCTGGACGAGTTCCGGCACTTGGCTTCAAAACTTTTGCATGGGAGCCTACAGCAGCCAAACTTAAACAGCAGGCTCCTCATAGCTCACTTGTTGCTCTAGACAATGGCATGGCCAATGAATTCATCTCTGTACGGATTCACAAGGATGGTTCTTATGATGTAACGGACATGCTCAGTCAGAAAACCTTTGAAGGTCTAGGTAGATATGAGAACTGCGGAGATATCGGGAATGAATATGTATTCAGACAACCGGAGGGAGACGTTGCACTCACTACCCAAGGTATTCCCGCACAAATTACGCTTGTAGAAAATGAACCGTACCGAATCTCCTATGAAATTGTACATGAATGGGAAATCCCAGCGGCTGCGGATGCGTTATTCGAAGAAGAAAAGCGTAAAATGGTACCTTTCCGCAAACGACAGGCAGCTCGCGGGACGCAAATGCAGACGCTTAGAATTGTTACAACACTTAGCCTTGAACAGTCAGGTAAGGGAGTTCTGGTCTCAGCCTCATTTAATAACCAAGCCAAAGACCATCGACTTCGTGTGCTATTTCCTACGGGACTGGAAGCGAAGACGCATCTCGCCGATTCAGTGTTCGAAGCTGCGAAACGCGATATTACTCCAGCACCTGAATGGATCAATCCGAGCAATGCCCAGCATCAGCATGCATTTGTCAGTGTATCCGATGGCAAATTCGGTCTAACCGTAGCCAATAAAGGTCTTAACGAATATGAGGTGCTGCGCGACGGACTAAATACAATCGCTGTCACCCTTCTACGCAGCGTATCGGAGCTTGGCGACTGGGGCGTGTTCCCTACACCGGAGGCACAGTGCCTAGGTGATCACACCGTGGAGTTTGCCATTTATCCTCACGTTGGAACAGTTATTGAATCGGAGACCTTTGCTGAGGCTTATCAATATCAGTCACCTTGGTTCCATATCCAAACGGAACGTAAACAAGCAACGCTGCCATCAACATATCAGCTTGTAAAATGGCATGGTCCTTCACTTGCTTTATCGGCGTTTAAACTCTCTCTAGAACATGAAGATGTGATGATCCGGTGGTATAACTTAGCACATCAGGCTGAAGAACTCACACTAGAACCTTCATTCTCGGTGGAGAATGTCTATTCTAGCGATATCTTAGAGCGTAGACACAGCTGCAAACAGCTTGTTGAAGGAAAAATGCAAGCCACTGTGGGCAAAGCCCAAATCATAACCTATGCACTACAACCACTTAAATAA
- a CDS encoding carbohydrate ABC transporter permease has product MAVKAIKESKTDKLFLTANYIYLMVAFIVVLYPIVYIISASLSDPSYVSSGKMWLFPKGFTLNGYKLVFENPKIWTGYGNTIIYTFLGTMLNLVITLPAAYALSRSDFVGRKFFMGMFLVTMFFNGGLIPTYLLVKNLGLINSMGALILPVAASVYNIIVARTFFQSSIPKELQEAAYIDGCTNIKLFIRIVIPLSSAIIAVMALFYGVSHWNSYFPSLIYLNDEAKYPLQMVLRQILVLQEMTAETTGSAVSGDIAIAMNNKAEIASLVKYAVIIVSTLPIIAVYPFLQRYFVQGVMIGSVKG; this is encoded by the coding sequence ATGGCTGTTAAGGCAATTAAAGAATCAAAAACGGACAAGCTATTTCTTACCGCAAACTATATTTATTTGATGGTGGCTTTTATCGTCGTTCTGTATCCAATCGTCTATATTATTAGTGCATCTCTAAGTGACCCTAGCTATGTAAGCTCGGGTAAAATGTGGCTGTTTCCTAAGGGATTTACATTGAATGGGTACAAACTAGTGTTTGAGAATCCGAAAATTTGGACGGGGTATGGAAATACGATTATATATACCTTCTTGGGCACGATGCTAAATTTAGTGATTACTTTACCGGCGGCATACGCCCTTAGTAGATCTGATTTTGTTGGACGTAAGTTTTTTATGGGTATGTTCCTAGTGACGATGTTCTTCAACGGGGGGCTTATTCCAACTTATTTGCTGGTCAAAAATTTGGGGCTAATCAATTCAATGGGAGCTCTTATTTTACCCGTAGCCGCATCCGTCTATAACATCATTGTAGCCAGAACATTCTTTCAATCGAGTATTCCTAAAGAGCTTCAAGAGGCTGCTTATATCGACGGCTGTACGAATATCAAGCTGTTTATACGCATTGTGATACCACTATCCTCGGCCATCATAGCTGTTATGGCTTTATTTTATGGAGTGAGTCACTGGAACAGTTATTTCCCTTCGCTAATCTATCTGAATGATGAAGCTAAATATCCTCTGCAAATGGTACTGAGACAAATCCTGGTCCTTCAAGAAATGACAGCAGAAACAACAGGTTCAGCAGTCAGTGGCGATATTGCGATAGCTATGAATAACAAAGCTGAAATTGCATCGCTAGTGAAATATGCAGTCATTATTGTTTCGACACTTCCGATCATTGCTGTGTACCCATTCTTGCAGCGTTACTTCGTACAGGGAGTTATGATTGGATCGGTGAAAGGCTGA